In a genomic window of Magnolia sinica isolate HGM2019 chromosome 14, MsV1, whole genome shotgun sequence:
- the LOC131224809 gene encoding serine/threonine-protein phosphatase PP1-like isoform X1 produces the protein MMMEMDRINSAVLDDIIRRLLEGKGGKQVQLSESEIRQLCVNARHILLSQPNLLQLRTPIKICGDIHGQYLDLLRLFEFGGYPPAASYLFLGDYVDRGKQSLETICLLLAYKIKYPDKLFLLRGNHEDAKINRIYGFYDECKRRFNVRLWKIFTDCFNCLPVAALIEDKILCMHGGISPELSSLSQIRDIERPTEIPDSGLLCDLLWSDPNHDIKGWGDSDRGVSCTFGADVLAEFLDKNDLDLICRGHQVVEDGYEFFGQRRLVTIFSAPNYGGEFDNAGALLSVDDSLVCSFEILKPAEKKSASGSSNTPAATNKKVLKGGKNL, from the exons ATGATGATGGAGATGGATAGGATAAATAGTGCTGTTTTGGATGACATCATACGCAGGCTTCTGGAAGGGAAAGGAGGTAAGCAGGTTCAGCTTTCGGAGTCTGAGATCCGGCAGCTGTGTGTCAACGCCCGGCACATCCTACTCTCCCAGCCCAATCTACTGCAGCTCCGCACCCCAATCAAGATCTGCG GTGATATACATGGACAATACCTTGATCTTTTAAGGTTGTTTGAATTTGGTGGTTACCCTCCGGCTGCAAGTTATTTGTTTCTCGGGGACTACGTAGATCGAGGCAAACAAAGCTTAGAGACCATCTGTTTGCTTCTAGCCTACAAAATAAAGTACCCCGACAAACTCTTTTTGTTGAGGGGGAACCATGAAGATGCGAAAATCAATAGAATTTATGGATTCTATGACGAGTGTAAAAGGAGATTTAATGTTCGACTCTGGAAGATATTCACTGATTGCTTCAATTGCTTACCTGTTGCTGCACTCATCGAAGACAAGATTCTTTGCATGCATGGGGGTATTTCCCCAGAGTTGAGTAGTCTCTCTCAAATAAGAGACATTGAAAGGCCCACTGAGATTCCAGATAGCGGTCTCCTATGTGATTTGCTATGGTCCGATCCTAACCATGATATTAAAGGGTGGGGAGATAGTGATAGAGGGGTATCATGTACCTTTGGAGCTGATGTGCTTGCTGAATTTTTGGACAAGAATGATCTTGACCTCATTTGCCGTGGTCATCAG GTGGTGGAGGATGGATATGAGTTTTTTGGGCAACGGCGGTTAGTTACAATATTTTCAGCCCCAAACTACGGTGGCGAGTTTGATAATGCAGGTGCTTTATTAAGTGTTGATGACTCACTAGTCTGTTCATTTGAGATCTTGAAACCAGCTGAAAAGAAGTCGGCATCGGGCAGTTCAAATACACCAGCTGCCACAAATAAGAAG GTTCTAAAAGGTGGAAAAAATTTATGA
- the LOC131224809 gene encoding serine/threonine-protein phosphatase PP1-like isoform X2 has protein sequence MGNQGWGHSLFTNIRLVGPTSDIHGQYLDLLRLFEFGGYPPAASYLFLGDYVDRGKQSLETICLLLAYKIKYPDKLFLLRGNHEDAKINRIYGFYDECKRRFNVRLWKIFTDCFNCLPVAALIEDKILCMHGGISPELSSLSQIRDIERPTEIPDSGLLCDLLWSDPNHDIKGWGDSDRGVSCTFGADVLAEFLDKNDLDLICRGHQVVEDGYEFFGQRRLVTIFSAPNYGGEFDNAGALLSVDDSLVCSFEILKPAEKKSASGSSNTPAATNKKVLKGGKNL, from the exons ATGGGCAATCAAGGGTGGGGCCACAGCCTAttcacaaatatcagattggttgGTCCCACAA GTGATATACATGGACAATACCTTGATCTTTTAAGGTTGTTTGAATTTGGTGGTTACCCTCCGGCTGCAAGTTATTTGTTTCTCGGGGACTACGTAGATCGAGGCAAACAAAGCTTAGAGACCATCTGTTTGCTTCTAGCCTACAAAATAAAGTACCCCGACAAACTCTTTTTGTTGAGGGGGAACCATGAAGATGCGAAAATCAATAGAATTTATGGATTCTATGACGAGTGTAAAAGGAGATTTAATGTTCGACTCTGGAAGATATTCACTGATTGCTTCAATTGCTTACCTGTTGCTGCACTCATCGAAGACAAGATTCTTTGCATGCATGGGGGTATTTCCCCAGAGTTGAGTAGTCTCTCTCAAATAAGAGACATTGAAAGGCCCACTGAGATTCCAGATAGCGGTCTCCTATGTGATTTGCTATGGTCCGATCCTAACCATGATATTAAAGGGTGGGGAGATAGTGATAGAGGGGTATCATGTACCTTTGGAGCTGATGTGCTTGCTGAATTTTTGGACAAGAATGATCTTGACCTCATTTGCCGTGGTCATCAG GTGGTGGAGGATGGATATGAGTTTTTTGGGCAACGGCGGTTAGTTACAATATTTTCAGCCCCAAACTACGGTGGCGAGTTTGATAATGCAGGTGCTTTATTAAGTGTTGATGACTCACTAGTCTGTTCATTTGAGATCTTGAAACCAGCTGAAAAGAAGTCGGCATCGGGCAGTTCAAATACACCAGCTGCCACAAATAAGAAG GTTCTAAAAGGTGGAAAAAATTTATGA